A window of Mycolicibacterium fluoranthenivorans contains these coding sequences:
- a CDS encoding DUF3662 and FHA domain-containing protein has translation MGLADRIERRLESSVGDAFARVFGGSIVPQEVEALLRREAEAHAQPVGGGRILAPNDYIITLSDTDYQKVSADPERTSTTFARHLQGFIHEQGWQTYGDVVVRFEASSTLHTGQFRARGAVNPDSAAGTPVPPQHDRPSTAQPGVPAMTDNPSYRGQGQGRPGDDQYDDRYRQQDEPRAGHAAERPDPAAYPDQGGYPPRQGGYPDQGYPPPPGQPSYEQRPPAGYGGPQGGQQPPAGYPDQGYRQPPPPGYPQPPASPPPGYGEYDYGRPPAPPRPDEGYGRPPAPPAPSYEQPPYPDQGYGRADYGRQDYAAPAAPQAPDYGRYGEPPAAPGYPDAGYGEPEGYGYGQGYGQDYGQVYGAEPAAPAAGAYGGYAAGAATVTLQLDDGSGRTYQLREGANVIGRGQDAQFRLPDTGVSRRHLEIRWDGQIALLSDLNSTNGTTVNNAPVQEWQLADGDVIRLGHSEIIVRVH, from the coding sequence ATGGGTCTGGCGGACCGTATCGAACGTCGCCTCGAGTCGAGTGTCGGCGACGCTTTCGCCCGGGTCTTCGGCGGATCGATCGTTCCGCAGGAGGTCGAAGCCCTGTTGCGCCGCGAAGCCGAGGCCCACGCCCAGCCGGTCGGCGGCGGCCGCATTTTGGCCCCCAACGACTACATCATTACGCTCAGTGACACCGACTACCAGAAGGTGAGCGCGGATCCGGAACGGACGTCTACGACTTTTGCCCGGCACCTGCAAGGTTTTATTCATGAGCAGGGTTGGCAAACGTATGGTGATGTGGTCGTCAGATTCGAGGCCTCATCGACGCTGCACACCGGACAGTTTCGTGCCCGCGGCGCGGTGAACCCCGACTCGGCCGCCGGCACGCCCGTCCCACCACAGCACGACCGCCCGTCCACCGCACAACCAGGAGTACCAGCGATGACCGACAACCCGAGCTACCGCGGCCAGGGACAGGGGCGGCCCGGCGACGACCAGTACGACGACCGCTACCGCCAGCAGGACGAGCCGCGCGCCGGCCACGCCGCCGAGCGCCCAGACCCGGCTGCCTACCCTGACCAGGGCGGCTACCCGCCGCGCCAGGGCGGTTACCCAGACCAGGGTTACCCGCCCCCGCCGGGCCAGCCGTCCTACGAGCAGCGTCCGCCCGCCGGCTATGGCGGCCCGCAGGGTGGCCAGCAGCCGCCCGCCGGTTACCCCGATCAGGGTTACCGCCAGCCGCCGCCGCCCGGATATCCGCAGCCGCCGGCCTCGCCGCCGCCGGGCTACGGCGAGTACGACTACGGCCGCCCGCCGGCCCCGCCGCGTCCGGACGAGGGCTACGGCCGTCCGCCCGCTCCGCCGGCACCGTCCTACGAGCAGCCGCCGTACCCGGACCAGGGCTACGGCCGCGCCGATTACGGCCGCCAGGACTACGCCGCGCCCGCGGCCCCGCAGGCACCCGACTACGGCCGCTACGGCGAACCGCCGGCCGCCCCGGGCTACCCCGACGCCGGCTACGGCGAACCGGAGGGCTACGGATACGGACAGGGCTACGGCCAGGACTACGGGCAGGTTTACGGCGCTGAGCCCGCAGCTCCGGCCGCCGGGGCCTACGGCGGTTACGCCGCCGGCGCCGCCACCGTGACGCTTCAGCTCGACGACGGCAGCGGCCGCACGTACCAGCTGCGTGAGGGCGCCAATGTCATCGGTCGCGGCCAAGACGCCCAGTTCCGCCTCCCGGACACCGGGGTGTCGCGCCGCCATCTGGAGATCCGCTGGGACGGTCAGATCGCGCTGCTGTCGGATCTGAACTCCACCAACGGCACCACGGTGAACAATGCGCCGGTGCAGGAGTGGCAGCTCGCCGACGGAGACGTGATCCGGCTGGGCCACTCCGAGATCATCGTCCGCGTCCACTGA
- a CDS encoding FHA domain-containing protein FhaB/FipA codes for MQGLVLQLTRVGFLLLLWLFIWSVLRILRTDIYAPTGAVMVRRGLALRGSLLPNRQRLHIARHMIVTEGALAGTRITLGSQPVLIGRADDSTLVLTDDYASTRHARLSPRGSEWYVEDLGSTNGTYLDRAKVTTAVRVPMGTPVRIGKTVIELRP; via the coding sequence ATGCAGGGGCTAGTACTGCAGCTGACAAGGGTCGGTTTCCTGCTGTTGCTGTGGCTGTTCATCTGGTCGGTGCTGCGCATTCTGCGCACCGATATCTACGCCCCAACCGGGGCGGTGATGGTCCGGCGCGGGCTGGCCCTGCGGGGCTCGCTGTTGCCCAACAGGCAGCGCCTGCACATCGCCCGGCACATGATCGTCACGGAGGGCGCGCTGGCGGGCACCCGCATCACCCTGGGCAGCCAGCCGGTGCTCATCGGCCGGGCGGACGACTCCACCCTGGTGCTCACCGACGACTACGCATCGACACGGCATGCCAGGCTGTCCCCACGGGGCTCGGAATGGTACGTCGAGGACCTAGGATCGACCAACGGTACATACCTTGACAGGGCGAAGGTGACGACGGCGGTAAGGGTTCCGATGGGAACGCCGGTACGAATCGGCAAGACGGTAATCGAGTTGCGGCCGTGA
- a CDS encoding PP2C family protein-serine/threonine phosphatase has translation MTLVLRYAARSDRGLVRANNEDSVYAGARLLALADGMGGHAAGEVASQLVIAALAHLDDDEPGGDLLKKLNDAVHEGNSAIAAHVEADPELEGMGTTLTAILFAGGRLGLVHIGDSRGYLLRDGELSQITKDDTFVQTLVDEGRITAEEAHSHPQRSLIMRALTGHEVEPTLIVREARVGDRYLLCSDGLSDPVSHDTIHEALQIPDVVDSADRLIELALRGGGPDNVTVVVADVVDYDYGQTQPILAGAVSGVDDDTLPPNTSAGRASAFNPRRTAPKRVLTAPEELPKAHRSKRRLVIAGVVVLLIVLAGLAVAREIIRNNYYVGEQDGTVSIMRGVQGSFLGLSLQEPFLVGCLNQRNELSLISFGQSKTNLDCALLGVDDIRESERAQVTAGLPAGTLDDAINQINELARSSLLPICAPPATTAKTTPKPTPTPSPAPTSPVAPAPTTSGTPVAPTSSTPVPAPASTPVPTPAPTPQPTATPLPPSPSPTQASTVTALPPSPPEPGTTCRTAS, from the coding sequence GTGACACTTGTATTGCGTTACGCAGCACGCAGCGACCGCGGCCTGGTCCGCGCGAACAATGAGGATTCGGTGTACGCCGGGGCACGCCTGCTGGCGCTGGCCGACGGGATGGGCGGCCACGCCGCCGGTGAGGTCGCCTCGCAGCTGGTGATCGCGGCACTCGCTCATCTCGACGACGACGAACCCGGCGGCGACCTGCTCAAAAAGCTCAACGATGCGGTGCACGAGGGCAACTCGGCCATCGCCGCCCATGTGGAGGCCGATCCCGAGCTGGAGGGCATGGGCACCACGCTCACCGCGATCCTGTTCGCGGGCGGCCGACTGGGCCTGGTGCACATCGGCGATTCCCGCGGCTACCTGCTGCGCGACGGCGAGCTGAGCCAGATCACCAAGGACGACACATTCGTCCAGACCCTGGTGGACGAGGGCCGTATCACCGCGGAAGAGGCGCACAGCCACCCGCAGCGATCACTGATCATGCGGGCTCTCACCGGCCATGAGGTCGAACCGACGCTCATCGTGCGCGAGGCCCGAGTCGGCGACCGCTACCTGCTCTGTTCGGACGGATTGTCCGACCCGGTCAGCCACGACACCATCCACGAGGCCCTGCAGATACCGGATGTGGTCGACAGCGCGGACCGGCTGATCGAGCTGGCCCTTCGCGGCGGCGGCCCCGACAACGTCACCGTGGTGGTGGCCGATGTCGTCGACTACGACTACGGCCAAACCCAGCCGATCCTGGCCGGCGCGGTCTCCGGGGTGGACGACGACACCCTCCCGCCGAACACCTCGGCGGGACGGGCATCGGCGTTCAACCCCCGCCGGACCGCCCCGAAAAGGGTACTGACCGCACCGGAGGAACTCCCAAAAGCACACCGCTCCAAGCGGCGTCTGGTGATCGCGGGAGTCGTGGTGTTGCTGATCGTGCTGGCCGGCTTGGCGGTCGCACGGGAGATCATCCGCAACAACTATTACGTCGGTGAGCAGGACGGCACCGTCTCCATCATGCGCGGCGTGCAGGGCTCGTTTCTCGGGCTCTCACTTCAGGAACCGTTTCTGGTCGGTTGCCTCAACCAACGAAACGAGTTGTCGCTGATCAGTTTCGGCCAGTCCAAGACCAACCTGGACTGCGCACTGCTCGGCGTCGACGATATCCGGGAATCCGAGCGCGCCCAGGTCACCGCGGGATTGCCGGCCGGCACGCTCGATGACGCGATCAACCAGATCAACGAACTGGCCCGCAGCTCGCTGCTGCCGATCTGCGCGCCGCCCGCGACCACAGCCAAGACGACGCCGAAGCCCACCCCGACGCCGAGTCCTGCCCCCACTTCGCCAGTCGCACCGGCTCCCACCACCTCGGGAACACCCGTGGCGCCCACGAGCAGCACGCCTGTACCGGCACCCGCATCCACCCCCGTTCCCACCCCGGCTCCGACACCGCAGCCCACCGCCACGCCGCTCCCACCCAGTCCCAGTCCCACCCAGGCATCGACCGTCACGGCCCTGCCTCCCTCACCGCCGGAGCCGGGCACCACCTGCCGGACGGCGTCATGA
- a CDS encoding FtsW/RodA/SpoVE family cell cycle protein, whose product MTTAPQSPVAVTPPLPNRRNAELGLLGFAAVITTVALLIVEANQEQGLNWDLLQYTVAYLALFAGAHLAVRRFAPYADPLLLPVVALLNGLGLVMIHRLDLAAAPMNPDSPTANQQMLWTLVGVVAFSVIVIAVPDHRVLARYGYLCGLTGLVLLVIPALLPSRFSEQNGAKIWIQFPGFSIQPAEFSKILLLIFFSAVLVDKRELFISAGKHVLGMDLPRPRDLAPLLVAWVASVGVMVFEKDLGTSLLLYTSFLVLVYVATGRLSWVLIGLVLFALGSVVAYQLFGHVRVRVQNWIDPFADPDGAGFQMVQSLFSFATGGIFGTGLGNGQPGTVPAASTDFIIAAIGEELGLVGLAGVLMLYTIVIIRGLRTAVAVRDSFGKLLAAGLASALGIQLFIVVGGVTKLIPLTGLTTPWMSYGGSSLVANYILLAILMRISHAARRPITASRGPNPTPIAAASTEVIAKA is encoded by the coding sequence ATGACCACCGCGCCCCAGTCACCCGTCGCCGTCACGCCGCCGCTGCCCAACCGGCGCAACGCCGAACTGGGGCTGTTGGGCTTCGCCGCGGTGATCACCACGGTGGCACTGCTCATCGTGGAGGCCAATCAGGAGCAGGGCCTGAACTGGGATCTGCTGCAGTACACCGTGGCCTACCTGGCCCTGTTCGCGGGCGCGCACCTGGCCGTCCGCCGATTCGCGCCCTATGCCGACCCTCTGCTGCTTCCGGTGGTCGCGCTGCTGAATGGCTTGGGGCTGGTCATGATTCACCGCCTCGACCTGGCCGCCGCACCGATGAACCCGGACAGCCCGACGGCCAACCAGCAGATGCTGTGGACGCTCGTCGGCGTCGTCGCCTTCTCGGTGATCGTGATCGCGGTACCCGACCACCGCGTGCTGGCCCGCTACGGCTACCTCTGCGGACTGACCGGCCTTGTGCTGCTTGTGATTCCGGCCTTACTGCCCTCGAGGTTCTCCGAGCAGAACGGCGCGAAGATCTGGATCCAGTTCCCCGGTTTCTCCATCCAGCCCGCGGAGTTCTCCAAGATCCTGCTGCTGATCTTCTTCTCGGCCGTACTCGTGGACAAGCGCGAACTGTTCATCAGTGCCGGAAAGCACGTTCTCGGAATGGATCTGCCCCGCCCGCGCGATCTGGCGCCCCTGCTGGTGGCCTGGGTCGCCTCGGTGGGGGTGATGGTCTTCGAGAAGGACCTCGGCACCTCTCTGCTGCTCTACACCTCGTTCCTGGTGCTCGTCTACGTGGCGACCGGCCGGCTGTCCTGGGTGCTCATCGGTCTCGTGCTGTTCGCCTTGGGAAGCGTGGTGGCCTACCAGCTTTTCGGTCATGTCCGGGTTCGGGTGCAGAACTGGATCGACCCGTTCGCCGACCCCGACGGCGCCGGGTTCCAGATGGTGCAATCCCTGTTCAGCTTCGCCACCGGGGGCATCTTCGGCACCGGCCTCGGCAACGGCCAGCCGGGCACAGTCCCCGCTGCCTCAACGGATTTCATCATCGCGGCCATCGGCGAGGAGCTCGGCCTGGTGGGCCTTGCCGGCGTGCTGATGCTCTACACCATCGTCATCATCCGGGGCCTGCGGACCGCGGTCGCCGTGCGTGACAGCTTCGGCAAATTGCTTGCCGCGGGGTTGGCGTCCGCCTTGGGCATCCAGCTGTTCATCGTCGTCGGCGGGGTGACCAAACTGATCCCGCTGACCGGCCTCACCACCCCGTGGATGTCCTACGGCGGTTCGTCTCTGGTGGCCAACTACATCCTGCTGGCCATCCTGATGCGGATCTCGCATGCCGCCCGGCGGCCGATCACCGCCAGCCGCGGACCGAACCCCACCCCGATCGCCGCCGCCAGCACGGAGGTGATCGCGAAGGCATGA
- the pbpA gene encoding D,D-transpeptidase PbpA, translating into MNTSLRRLSVTIMALIVLLLANATFTQVFAADGYRADPRNQRVLLDEYSRQRGQISAGGQLLAYSVSTNGRFRFLRVYPNPFTYAPVTGFYSLQYSSTGLERAEDTVLNGSDERLFGRRLADFFTGRDPRGGNVSTTINPQVQQAAWDAMQRGCDGPCKGSVVALEPATGKILAMVSAPSYDPNELASHDGSEQSAAWQRLRDNPDSPLVNRAISETYPPGSTFKVITTAAALAAGSTPDTQLTAASRIPLPDSTATLENYGGSTCGNGPTATLREAFARSCNTAFVQLGINTGADKLRATARSFGLDEPPAPIPLQVANSTIGPIEDGAALGMSSIGQKDVAVTPLQNAMVAATIANDGVTMTPYLVDALKGPDLSNIATTAPQELRRAVSPQVAATLTDLMVGAEQVTQQKGAIAGVQIASKTGTAEHGTDPRNTPPHAWYIAFAPAQAPKVAIAVLVENGGDRLSATGGAVAAPIGRATIAAALREAS; encoded by the coding sequence ATGAACACCTCTCTGCGTCGTCTCTCCGTCACGATCATGGCGCTGATCGTGCTGCTGCTCGCCAACGCCACCTTCACCCAGGTGTTCGCTGCCGACGGCTACCGCGCCGACCCCCGCAACCAGCGGGTGCTGCTCGACGAATACTCCCGTCAGCGCGGCCAGATCTCGGCCGGCGGCCAGCTGCTGGCCTACTCGGTGTCCACCAACGGCCGGTTCCGGTTCCTGCGCGTGTACCCCAACCCGTTCACCTACGCACCGGTCACCGGCTTCTACTCGCTGCAGTACTCCAGCACCGGGCTCGAGCGCGCCGAGGACACCGTGCTCAACGGCTCCGACGAGCGCCTGTTCGGACGGCGCCTGGCCGACTTCTTCACCGGCCGTGACCCACGCGGCGGCAATGTGTCGACCACGATCAACCCCCAGGTACAGCAGGCCGCATGGGACGCCATGCAGCGCGGCTGCGACGGCCCGTGCAAGGGGTCCGTGGTGGCACTCGAGCCCGCCACCGGCAAGATCCTCGCGATGGTGTCCGCACCGTCGTACGACCCCAACGAGCTGGCCAGCCACGACGGCAGCGAGCAGTCCGCGGCGTGGCAACGGCTGCGCGACAACCCGGATTCCCCACTGGTGAACCGCGCGATCTCGGAAACCTACCCCCCGGGTTCGACGTTCAAGGTGATCACCACCGCGGCCGCGTTGGCGGCCGGCTCCACCCCGGACACCCAGTTGACCGCCGCGTCGCGCATCCCGTTACCGGACAGCACCGCCACGCTGGAGAACTACGGCGGATCGACCTGCGGCAACGGCCCGACGGCCACGCTGCGGGAAGCGTTCGCGCGGTCCTGCAACACCGCCTTCGTGCAATTGGGTATCAACACCGGGGCCGACAAACTGCGTGCCACCGCACGGTCCTTCGGACTCGATGAACCCCCGGCCCCGATCCCGCTGCAGGTGGCCAATTCGACCATCGGCCCCATCGAAGATGGCGCCGCGCTGGGTATGTCCAGCATCGGACAGAAGGATGTCGCGGTGACACCGCTACAGAACGCGATGGTGGCCGCCACCATCGCCAACGACGGCGTCACCATGACGCCCTACCTGGTCGACGCCCTCAAGGGCCCGGACCTCTCCAATATCGCCACCACTGCCCCGCAGGAGCTGAGGCGGGCTGTGTCGCCGCAGGTCGCGGCTACACTTACTGATCTGATGGTCGGCGCCGAGCAGGTGACACAGCAGAAGGGAGCCATCGCCGGCGTGCAGATCGCATCGAAGACGGGCACCGCCGAGCACGGCACGGATCCCCGCAACACCCCGCCGCACGCGTGGTACATCGCATTCGCCCCGGCACAGGCCCCCAAAGTGGCCATCGCCGTGCTTGTGGAGAATGGGGGAGACCGATTGTCCGCCACCGGCGGTGCGGTGGCTGCCCCCATCGGGCGGGCCACCATCGCCGCTGCTCTGCGGGAGGCATCATGA
- a CDS encoding protein kinase domain-containing protein, producing the protein MTARVGVTLSGRYRLQRLIATGGMGQVWEGLDTRLGRQVAIKVLKAEFSEDSEFVDRFRGEARTVAMLNHPGIASVYDYGETEIEAGEGRTAYLVMELVNGEPLNSVIKRTGRLSLRHALDMLEQTGRALQVAHTAGLVHRDVKPGNILITPTGQVKLTDFGIAKAVDAAPVTQTGMVMGTAQYIAPEQALGRDATAASDVYSLGVVGYESLSGKRPFTGDGALTVAMKHIKEQPAPLPADLPPNVRELIEITLAKEANHRYRSGGPFADAVAAVRAGRRPPRPNHAPTIGRATPAAIPSTTQARAAAAAEYRPPPTAARPRPVTGSHRTPPPRRTFSPGQRALLWAAGVLGALAIIIAVLIVLNAQDKKDRPVQQETSTSTTVIGVPPASGAPPSGSP; encoded by the coding sequence ATGACGGCCCGGGTGGGTGTGACGCTGTCCGGCCGTTACCGGCTGCAGCGTCTGATCGCGACCGGCGGTATGGGCCAGGTGTGGGAAGGACTCGACACCCGGCTCGGCCGCCAGGTGGCGATCAAGGTCCTCAAGGCCGAGTTCTCCGAGGACTCCGAGTTCGTCGACCGGTTCCGCGGTGAAGCGCGCACCGTCGCGATGCTCAACCACCCCGGCATCGCCAGCGTCTACGACTACGGCGAGACCGAGATCGAGGCCGGCGAAGGCCGCACCGCGTACCTGGTGATGGAACTGGTCAACGGGGAGCCGCTGAACTCCGTCATCAAACGCACCGGGCGGCTGTCGCTGCGGCACGCCCTGGACATGCTCGAGCAGACCGGCCGGGCCCTGCAGGTCGCGCACACCGCGGGCCTGGTGCACCGCGACGTCAAGCCCGGCAACATCCTGATCACCCCGACCGGCCAGGTGAAGTTGACCGACTTCGGTATCGCCAAGGCCGTCGACGCAGCCCCGGTCACCCAGACCGGCATGGTGATGGGCACCGCGCAGTACATCGCGCCGGAGCAGGCTCTGGGCCGCGACGCCACCGCCGCCAGCGACGTGTACTCACTCGGTGTCGTCGGCTACGAATCCCTTTCCGGCAAAAGGCCGTTCACCGGCGACGGCGCACTCACCGTCGCCATGAAACACATCAAGGAGCAGCCCGCCCCGCTGCCCGCCGATCTGCCGCCCAACGTGCGCGAGCTCATCGAGATCACCCTGGCCAAGGAAGCCAACCACCGGTACCGCTCGGGCGGTCCGTTCGCCGACGCCGTGGCCGCGGTGCGCGCCGGGCGCCGGCCGCCGCGGCCCAACCACGCGCCCACCATCGGCCGGGCCACCCCCGCAGCCATCCCGTCGACCACCCAGGCCCGGGCCGCCGCGGCCGCCGAGTACCGGCCTCCGCCGACCGCCGCACGGCCCCGCCCGGTGACGGGTAGCCACCGCACGCCGCCGCCGCGCCGTACCTTCTCACCCGGTCAGCGCGCACTGCTGTGGGCCGCCGGGGTGCTGGGTGCGCTGGCCATCATCATCGCGGTGCTGATCGTGCTCAACGCACAGGACAAGAAGGACCGCCCGGTGCAGCAGGAGACCTCCACCAGCACCACCGTCATCGGCGTGCCGCCGGCCAGCGGCGCGCCGCCCAGCGGGTCACCGTGA
- the pknB gene encoding Stk1 family PASTA domain-containing Ser/Thr kinase, with product MSEVHIARDVRLHRDVAVKVLRADLARDPSFYLRFRREAQNAAALNHPAIVAVYDTGEAETPNGPLPYIVMEYVDGVTLRDIVHTDGPMEPKRAIEIIADACQALNFSHQHGIIHRDVKPANIMISKNGAVKVMDFGIARALADTGNSVTQTAAVIGTAQYLSPEQARGEPVDARSDVYSLGCVLYEILTGEPPFIGDSPVAVAYQHVREDADPPSKRHPGISPELDAVVLKALTKNPENRYQTAAEMRTDLIRVHSGEAPEAPKVLTDAERTNILTISQPHARALPTEHIPATGTYHPPSGGGSVGRWLIAVAVLAVLTVVVTIAINAIGGKPRDVQVPDVAGQASADAIATLQNRGFKTNVQRNPDSKVPPDHVIGTDPNASTSVSAGDEITINVSTGPEQREVPDVSGLSYADAVRKLTDAGFGKFKQAPSSSVPELKDRVVSTVPPANSTSAITNEITVVVGTGPQTKALPDVTNQTADGATTNLKILGFTAILTAPVASPRPAGEVVATDPIAGTVVPLDAPVTLKVSLGNQFTMPNLVGQFWVDAEPNLRALGWTGVLIKGANVDNSGLRSNAVVTQSPAPGSGVGYGDSITLSFAS from the coding sequence ATGTCCGAGGTCCACATCGCCCGCGACGTCCGGTTGCACCGGGATGTCGCGGTCAAGGTGCTGCGTGCCGACCTGGCCCGCGACCCGAGTTTCTATCTGCGGTTCCGCCGCGAGGCGCAGAATGCCGCCGCGCTGAACCACCCGGCCATCGTCGCCGTATACGACACCGGGGAGGCGGAGACCCCCAACGGCCCGCTGCCCTACATCGTGATGGAGTACGTCGACGGGGTGACGCTGCGCGATATCGTGCACACCGACGGACCGATGGAGCCCAAGCGCGCCATCGAGATCATCGCCGACGCCTGCCAGGCCCTGAACTTCAGCCATCAACACGGCATCATCCACCGCGACGTCAAGCCCGCGAACATCATGATCAGCAAGAACGGCGCTGTGAAGGTGATGGACTTCGGCATCGCCCGCGCCCTGGCCGACACCGGCAACAGCGTCACCCAGACCGCCGCCGTGATCGGCACAGCGCAGTATCTGTCCCCCGAGCAGGCCCGCGGCGAGCCCGTCGACGCCCGCTCCGACGTGTACTCCCTGGGCTGCGTTCTGTACGAAATCCTCACGGGGGAACCACCTTTCATCGGTGACTCGCCGGTGGCCGTGGCCTATCAGCATGTCCGCGAGGACGCCGACCCGCCGTCCAAGCGCCACCCCGGCATCTCCCCGGAACTCGACGCAGTCGTGCTCAAGGCGCTCACCAAGAATCCGGAGAACCGCTACCAGACCGCGGCCGAGATGCGCACCGACCTGATCCGCGTGCACAGCGGCGAAGCGCCCGAGGCACCCAAGGTGCTCACCGACGCCGAGCGCACCAACATCCTGACCATCAGCCAGCCGCACGCCCGGGCGTTGCCGACCGAGCACATCCCGGCCACCGGCACCTACCACCCGCCCTCGGGCGGGGGATCGGTGGGGCGCTGGCTGATCGCCGTCGCCGTGCTGGCCGTGCTGACCGTGGTGGTCACCATCGCAATCAACGCGATCGGCGGCAAGCCCCGCGACGTGCAGGTCCCCGATGTGGCCGGCCAGGCGTCGGCCGACGCCATCGCGACACTGCAGAACCGCGGCTTCAAGACCAACGTCCAGCGCAACCCCGACTCGAAGGTTCCGCCGGATCACGTCATCGGTACCGACCCGAATGCCAGCACCTCGGTGAGCGCAGGGGACGAGATCACCATCAACGTCTCGACCGGACCCGAGCAGCGTGAGGTGCCCGACGTGTCCGGCCTCAGCTACGCCGACGCGGTGCGCAAACTCACCGACGCCGGCTTCGGCAAGTTCAAACAGGCCCCGTCGTCCTCGGTGCCCGAGCTCAAGGACCGGGTGGTCAGTACAGTGCCGCCGGCGAACTCGACGTCGGCGATCACCAACGAGATCACCGTCGTGGTGGGCACCGGCCCGCAGACCAAAGCCCTGCCCGATGTCACCAATCAGACCGCCGACGGCGCGACGACCAACCTGAAGATCCTCGGCTTCACCGCGATCCTGACCGCTCCGGTGGCCAGCCCGCGCCCGGCCGGGGAGGTGGTGGCCACCGATCCGATCGCCGGCACGGTGGTGCCGCTGGATGCGCCGGTCACGCTGAAGGTGTCCCTGGGCAACCAGTTCACGATGCCGAACTTGGTAGGTCAGTTCTGGGTGGACGCGGAACCGAACCTACGGGCACTGGGGTGGACCGGTGTGCTGATCAAGGGTGCCAACGTCGACAACAGCGGGCTGCGGTCGAACGCCGTGGTGACACAGAGTCCGGCGCCGGGTAGCGGTGTCGGCTACGGCGACTCGATCACCCTGAGCTTCGCCTCGTAG
- a CDS encoding aminodeoxychorismate/anthranilate synthase component II, protein MQVLVVDNYDSFVFNLVQYLGQLGVQAQVWRNDDERLADPGSIAEQFDGILLSPGPGTPERAGASIPLVHAAAETGTPLLGVCLGHQAIGVAFGGTVDRAPELLHGKTSLVHHSNVGVLQGLPDPFTATRYHSLTILPETKPDVLEATGHTDSGVIMAVRHTELPIHGVQFHPESILTEGGHRMLANWLGFCGAAPDEQLVAKLEQEVADTVRRAGA, encoded by the coding sequence ATGCAGGTTCTGGTCGTCGACAACTACGACAGCTTCGTGTTCAACCTGGTCCAGTACCTGGGCCAACTCGGCGTGCAGGCGCAGGTCTGGCGCAACGACGACGAGCGCCTGGCCGACCCCGGCAGCATCGCCGAGCAGTTCGACGGAATCCTGCTGTCCCCCGGCCCCGGAACCCCGGAGCGGGCCGGCGCGTCCATCCCGCTGGTGCACGCCGCCGCCGAAACCGGCACGCCGCTACTCGGGGTGTGTCTGGGGCACCAGGCCATCGGGGTGGCGTTCGGCGGCACCGTGGACCGGGCCCCGGAACTGCTGCACGGCAAGACGAGCCTGGTACATCATTCCAATGTCGGCGTGCTGCAAGGACTCCCGGATCCCTTTACCGCCACGCGCTACCACTCGCTGACCATCCTGCCGGAGACCAAACCCGATGTCCTGGAGGCCACCGGTCACACGGACAGCGGAGTGATCATGGCGGTCCGGCACACCGAGCTGCCGATCCACGGGGTGCAGTTCCACCCCGAGTCCATCCTCACCGAGGGCGGGCACCGGATGCTGGCCAACTGGCTGGGCTTCTGCGGCGCCGCCCCGGACGAGCAGCTGGTGGCCAAGCTCGAGCAGGAAGTCGCCGACACCGTCCGGAGGGCAGGAGCGTAG